A single Pseudomonas sp. HN11 DNA region contains:
- the rplS gene encoding 50S ribosomal protein L19: MTNKIILALEAEQMTKEIPTFAPGDTIVVQVKVKEGDRSRLQAFEGVVIAKRNRGVNSAFTVRKISNGVGVERTFQTYSPQIDSMAVKRRGDVRKAKLYYLRDLSGKAARIKEKLA; this comes from the coding sequence ATGACTAACAAAATCATCCTTGCACTCGAAGCAGAGCAGATGACCAAAGAGATCCCTACCTTTGCCCCGGGCGACACCATTGTCGTTCAGGTGAAAGTGAAGGAAGGCGACCGTTCGCGTCTGCAAGCGTTCGAAGGCGTGGTAATCGCCAAGCGTAACCGTGGTGTGAACAGTGCTTTCACTGTTCGTAAAATCTCCAACGGTGTTGGCGTAGAGCGTACTTTCCAGACCTACAGCCCGCAGATCGACAGCATGGCTGTGAAACGTCGCGGTGACGTACGCAAAGCCAAGCTGTACTACCTGCGCGACCTGTCCGGTAAAGCAGCTCGCATCAAGGAAAAACTGGCTTAA
- the rimM gene encoding ribosome maturation factor RimM (Essential for efficient processing of 16S rRNA), giving the protein MNATPAVADDLIVIGKIYSVHGVRGEVKVYSFTDPTENLLQYKTWTLKREGSVKQVELVSGRGSDKFLVAKLKGLEDREEARLLAGYEICVPRDLFPELTDGEYYWYQLEGLKVIDQLGQLFGKIDHLLETGANDVMVVKPCAGSLDDRERLLPYTEQCVLAVDLAAGEMKVEWDADF; this is encoded by the coding sequence ATGAACGCGACGCCAGCTGTTGCTGATGATTTGATCGTTATCGGCAAGATTTACTCGGTTCATGGCGTTCGCGGCGAAGTGAAGGTGTATTCCTTTACTGATCCGACTGAAAACCTGTTGCAGTACAAAACCTGGACGCTCAAGCGCGAAGGGAGTGTGAAACAGGTCGAGCTGGTCAGTGGACGCGGGAGCGATAAGTTCCTGGTCGCAAAGCTCAAGGGTCTTGAAGATCGTGAAGAAGCTCGTCTTCTGGCTGGTTATGAGATCTGCGTGCCGCGAGACCTGTTCCCTGAATTGACCGACGGCGAGTACTACTGGTACCAGCTGGAAGGTCTGAAGGTTATTGATCAACTCGGACAATTGTTCGGGAAAATCGATCATCTTCTGGAAACCGGCGCCAATGATGTAATGGTGGTCAAGCCTTGCGCTGGCAGCCTGGATGATCGCGAACGCCTGTTGCCGTATACCGAGCAATGTGTGTTGGCCGTCGACCTGGCCGCAGGCGAAATGAAGGTGGAATGGGACGCGGACTTCTAA
- the xerD gene encoding site-specific tyrosine recombinase XerD has translation MPAIDHLLIDRFLDALWLEKGLSVNTRQAYRSDLALFNGWLQEKRLELISAGRELILDHLAWRLEQNYKPRSTARFLSGVRGFYRYLLREKLIAVDPTLQIDMPQLGRPLPKSLSESDVEALLAAPDLSEAIGQRDRAMLEVLYACGLRVTELISLTLEQVNLRQGVLRVMGKGSKERLVPMGEEAIVWVERYMRNARSELLGGRPSDVLFPSLRGEQMTRQTFWHRIKHQAKVAGIGKALSPHTLRHAFATHLLNHGADLRVVQMLLGHSDLSTTQIYTHVARARLQDMHAKHHPRG, from the coding sequence ATGCCCGCGATTGACCACCTTCTGATTGACCGTTTCCTGGATGCTCTCTGGCTGGAAAAGGGCCTGTCGGTTAACACACGCCAGGCCTATCGTAGCGACCTGGCCCTGTTCAATGGCTGGCTGCAGGAAAAGCGCCTCGAGCTCATCAGCGCCGGCCGTGAGTTGATCCTCGATCACCTGGCCTGGCGCCTTGAGCAAAACTATAAGCCGCGTTCAACTGCGAGATTTCTCTCCGGGGTGCGTGGCTTTTATCGCTATCTGCTGCGTGAAAAGCTGATAGCGGTCGACCCGACTCTACAAATCGACATGCCACAATTAGGTAGGCCTCTTCCCAAGTCTTTGTCAGAAAGTGACGTGGAGGCCTTGCTCGCCGCCCCTGACCTGAGCGAAGCCATCGGCCAGCGCGACCGCGCCATGCTGGAGGTCCTGTACGCCTGCGGCCTGCGGGTCACCGAGCTGATCAGCCTGACCCTGGAGCAAGTCAACCTGCGCCAGGGTGTGTTGCGGGTGATGGGCAAGGGCAGCAAGGAGCGGCTGGTGCCCATGGGCGAAGAGGCGATCGTATGGGTCGAGCGCTACATGCGTAATGCTCGCAGTGAATTGCTTGGCGGACGGCCCAGCGACGTACTGTTCCCGAGTTTGCGCGGCGAGCAGATGACCCGGCAGACCTTCTGGCATCGCATCAAGCACCAGGCCAAGGTCGCCGGGATCGGCAAGGCGCTGTCGCCGCACACACTGCGCCATGCATTTGCCACGCACTTGCTCAACCACGGTGCGGATTTGCGTGTGGTGCAGATGCTGCTCGGCCACAGCGACTTATCCACCACCCAGATCTACACCCACGTGGCGCGCGCGCGTTTGCAGGATATGCACGCCAAGCACCACCCGCGAGGCTGA
- the trmD gene encoding tRNA (guanosine(37)-N1)-methyltransferase TrmD: MGRGLLSVANLRIEVISLFPEMFSAISEYGITSRAVKQGLLQLTCWNPRDYTTDRHHTVDDRPFGGGPGMVMKIKPLEDALAQAKVAAGEKARVIYLSPQGRQLKQAGVRELANEEALILIAGRYEGIDERFIEAHVDEEWSIGDYVLSGGELPAMVLIDAVTRLLPGALGHADSAEEDSFTDGLLDCPHYTRPEVYADQRVPDVLLSGNHAHIRRWRLQQSLGRTYERRADLLDSRSLSGEEKKLLEEYILARDDS; this comes from the coding sequence ATGGGACGCGGACTTCTAAGCGTGGCTAATTTGCGCATTGAAGTGATCAGTTTGTTTCCCGAGATGTTTTCTGCCATCAGCGAGTACGGCATCACCAGTCGGGCGGTGAAACAGGGGCTATTGCAGCTTACCTGTTGGAACCCGCGAGACTACACGACGGATCGACATCACACTGTGGACGATCGCCCATTTGGCGGTGGCCCGGGCATGGTGATGAAGATCAAGCCCCTGGAAGACGCGTTGGCTCAGGCCAAGGTCGCCGCCGGGGAGAAGGCGAGGGTAATTTACCTGTCCCCTCAAGGCCGTCAGCTGAAACAGGCTGGGGTCCGCGAACTGGCGAATGAGGAAGCACTGATCCTGATTGCCGGTCGCTATGAAGGCATTGACGAGCGTTTTATTGAAGCTCATGTCGATGAAGAGTGGTCGATTGGGGACTATGTTCTGTCTGGCGGCGAGCTGCCGGCGATGGTCCTGATAGATGCGGTTACACGACTGCTGCCTGGAGCTTTAGGGCATGCGGACTCCGCGGAGGAAGACTCCTTCACGGATGGTTTGCTGGATTGCCCGCACTACACCCGACCGGAGGTGTATGCGGATCAGCGTGTTCCCGACGTATTGCTAAGTGGCAATCACGCACATATCCGGCGTTGGCGTTTACAGCAGTCCCTTGGTCGGACCTATGAACGACGCGCCGATCTTCTGGATAGCCGCTCGCTTTCTGGAGAAGAGAAGAAGCTGCTCGAGGAATACATCCTCGCGCGGGACGATAGTTAA
- the rpsP gene encoding 30S ribosomal protein S16, which produces MLTIRLALGGSKKRPFYHLTVTDSRNPRDGSHKEQVGFFNPVARGQEVRLSVNQERVAYWLSVGAQPSERVAKLLKDSAKAAA; this is translated from the coding sequence ATGCTAACAATCCGTCTTGCCCTTGGCGGCTCCAAAAAGCGCCCGTTTTACCACTTGACCGTAACCGACAGCCGCAACCCGCGCGACGGTTCGCACAAGGAACAGGTTGGTTTCTTCAACCCTGTTGCTCGTGGTCAAGAAGTTCGTCTGTCCGTGAACCAAGAGCGCGTAGCCTACTGGCTGAGCGTGGGTGCACAGCCATCCGAGCGCGTTGCAAAACTGTTGAAGGACTCGGCTAAGGCCGCAGCCTGA
- a CDS encoding cytochrome C assembly family protein, whose translation MLPLSPSLLPSLAAAILYAAATLYQGTRLAQGAKADKRLLVGLGVLALLAHAASLFTHLMTPVGLGLDFFSAASLIAAAVIALTLLACYRIPVENLLVLLFPLGMLTVLLAQFAPTGTVQVIDEEPGILAHILLSILAYGMFTIAVFQALLLLLQDHQLKHKHPSGLIKNFPPLQTMESLLFGFLWAGWTLLSLSLISGWLFVENLFAQHLVHKTLLACLAWVVFSVLLWGRNRLGWRGHKAIRWTLAGFCLLMLAYFGSKLVREYILHI comes from the coding sequence ATGCTCCCTTTGTCACCCAGTTTGCTACCCAGCCTCGCCGCCGCCATTTTGTATGCCGCTGCGACTCTCTACCAGGGCACTCGTCTGGCCCAAGGCGCCAAGGCGGACAAACGTCTGCTTGTAGGCCTTGGTGTCCTCGCCCTGCTGGCCCATGCTGCCAGCCTGTTTACCCACTTGATGACACCTGTCGGTCTGGGCCTGGATTTTTTCAGCGCCGCCAGCCTGATCGCGGCCGCCGTCATCGCATTGACCCTGCTGGCCTGCTACCGCATTCCCGTCGAGAACCTGCTGGTACTGCTGTTCCCGCTGGGCATGCTGACGGTGCTGCTGGCGCAATTCGCCCCCACCGGCACGGTGCAGGTGATTGATGAAGAGCCGGGCATCCTCGCGCATATCCTGCTGTCCATCCTGGCTTACGGCATGTTCACCATCGCGGTGTTCCAGGCCCTGCTCCTGCTGCTGCAGGACCACCAGCTCAAGCACAAGCACCCCTCGGGGCTGATCAAGAACTTCCCGCCGCTGCAAACCATGGAAAGCCTGCTGTTCGGCTTTCTATGGGCCGGCTGGACGCTGCTGTCGCTGTCGCTGATCTCCGGCTGGCTGTTCGTCGAGAACCTGTTCGCCCAGCACCTGGTGCACAAGACCCTGCTGGCGTGCCTGGCCTGGGTGGTGTTCAGCGTGTTGCTGTGGGGCCGCAACCGCCTCGGCTGGCGCGGGCACAAGGCGATTCGCTGGACCCTGGCCGGTTTCTGCCTGCTGATGCTGGCCTATTTCGGCAGCAAGCTGGTCCGCGAATACATCCTGCATATCTGA
- the ffh gene encoding signal recognition particle protein → MFENLTDRLSQTLRHVTGKAKLTEDNIKDTLREVRMALLEADVALPVVKDFVNSVKERAVGTEVSRSLTPGQAFVKIVQAELESLMGAANEDLNLSAVPPAVVLMAGLQGAGKTTTAGKLARFLKERKKKSVMVVSADVYRPAAIKQLEMLAGEVGVTFFPSDLSQKPVDIANAAIKEAKLKFIDVVIVDTAGRLHIDDEMMGEIKALHAAINPVETLFVVDAMTGQDAANTAKAFGDALPLTGVILTKVDGDARGGAALSVRAITGKPIKFIGMGEKSEALEPFHPERIASRILGMGDVLSLIEQAEATLDKDKADKLAKKLKKGKGFDLEDFRDQLQQMKNMGGLGGLMDKLPNIGGVNLAQMGNAQGAAEKQFKQMEAIINSMTPAERRDPELISGSRKRRIAMGSGTQVQDIGRLIKQHKQMQKMMKKFSAKGGMAKMMRGMGGMLPGGGMPKM, encoded by the coding sequence ATGTTTGAAAATCTGACTGACCGTCTCTCGCAGACGCTGCGCCACGTAACCGGCAAGGCCAAGCTGACCGAGGACAATATTAAAGACACCCTGCGTGAAGTGCGCATGGCGTTGCTGGAAGCCGACGTGGCCTTGCCAGTGGTGAAGGACTTCGTCAACTCGGTCAAAGAGCGCGCGGTGGGCACCGAAGTGTCCCGCAGCCTGACCCCGGGCCAGGCGTTTGTGAAGATCGTCCAGGCCGAGCTCGAAAGCCTGATGGGCGCGGCCAATGAAGATTTGAACCTCAGCGCCGTGCCACCGGCCGTTGTGCTGATGGCCGGTCTGCAAGGTGCGGGTAAGACCACCACTGCCGGCAAGCTGGCGCGCTTCCTTAAAGAGCGCAAGAAGAAGTCCGTGATGGTGGTGTCGGCCGACGTCTACCGTCCGGCCGCTATCAAACAGCTGGAAATGCTTGCAGGCGAAGTAGGCGTGACCTTCTTCCCGTCCGACCTGAGCCAGAAGCCGGTCGACATCGCCAACGCGGCTATTAAAGAAGCCAAGCTGAAGTTCATCGACGTGGTCATCGTCGATACCGCCGGTCGCCTGCACATCGACGACGAAATGATGGGCGAGATCAAGGCGCTGCATGCCGCGATCAACCCGGTCGAGACGCTGTTCGTGGTCGACGCCATGACCGGCCAGGATGCGGCCAATACCGCCAAGGCCTTTGGTGACGCACTGCCGCTGACCGGCGTGATCCTGACCAAGGTCGACGGGGACGCCCGTGGCGGTGCCGCGCTGTCGGTACGTGCCATCACCGGCAAACCGATCAAGTTCATCGGTATGGGCGAGAAGAGCGAAGCGCTCGAGCCGTTCCACCCAGAGCGTATTGCCTCGCGCATCCTCGGCATGGGCGACGTGCTCAGCCTGATCGAGCAGGCCGAAGCCACGCTCGACAAGGACAAGGCCGACAAGCTTGCTAAAAAGCTGAAGAAGGGCAAGGGTTTCGATCTCGAAGACTTCCGCGACCAGCTGCAACAAATGAAGAACATGGGCGGCCTTGGCGGTCTGATGGACAAGCTGCCGAACATCGGCGGTGTGAACCTGGCGCAGATGGGCAATGCCCAGGGCGCGGCAGAGAAGCAGTTCAAGCAGATGGAAGCCATCATCAACTCCATGACCCCGGCCGAGCGCCGCGACCCTGAGCTGATCAGCGGTTCGCGCAAGCGCCGGATCGCCATGGGTTCCGGCACCCAGGTGCAGGATATCGGTCGCTTGATCAAGCAGCACAAGCAGATGCAGAAGATGATGAAGAAATTCTCCGCCAAGGGCGGAATGGCCAAGATGATGCGCGGCATGGGCGGTATGTTGCCCGGCGGCGGCATGCCGAAAATGTAA